Within the Arthrobacter sp. UKPF54-2 genome, the region CACGACGTTTACGTGCACGCTTGCTCATAGCTGGCCTCCTTAATCTTGGTACTCAAAAGAGCTGCCCTCAAGTCTCCCACATCAGCGGACCCGCCGCGAACCGGAGCCGAGCCGGCAGGGCCTCAGTCGTCCAAGGAGTTCCGAATCGAGATCCGGGCCTGGTCCAGGACCGTCTTGACCGTTTCGAGCGTGACAGGAGTGACGGGCCTGGCGCCGGCATGCCGGCGCAGCTCCACCCGGATGTCGTCCCGGAAGGACTGCACCAGCATCTCGGCTTCGCGGAGCCTGCGGTCGCCTTCCTTGGAGTAGCGGGCCCCTGCCGGGGAGGCGGCGCTGCGGGCCGTGGAGCGGGCCGCCTCGGCCGTGGCGGCCAGGTCGGCGCGGAGCCCCTGCATGTTCACGCGGATGTCCTGGCGCAGCTGGTCCGCCAGCCGCCGGACCGAGGCGGAAATGTCGTTTTCGACAGTGGCCAGTTCCTCGCGGCGCCGGTTGAGCTCGACCAGTCCTGCCGGGGTGATGCTGTAGTTGGTCCGCCGGCCCTCCGTGTGGGTGGCCACCAGCCCTTCCTCCTCCAGCTTCGCCAGCCGCGGGTAGATGGTCCCGGCGCTGGGGGAGTAGGTCCCGCCGAAGCGCTCGCTCAGGGCCTTGATCAGCTCGTAACCGTGCTTGGGGCCCGGCTCCAGCAGGGCCAGCAGGTACAGCCGGAGGGCGCCATGGGCAAAGACAGGCGGCATTACAGCCCCGCTTCGGTGTCCGTGCCGGGGCCGCGGTGGAAGATCGAGGTCTTCCCCGATACCGAGTTGGTCCGCACCAGCATGAGCTTGGCGTCCGGGCCGGCGATGGTCTGGACGGACCCGCCGGGCTGGGCGTACTTCAGCTCGTCGATCACCACGGCGCCGCTGGCGGACTTGGCGATGATGTCCACGCCGACGTCGTGCGGCAGCCGGATAGTGACGTCGCCGGAGACCGAGTTGGCGCCGAAGTCCTGGGTGAAGCCGTGCAGGTCGAAGCTCAGGTCGCCGCTGACGGTGTTGGCGCGGATGTTGCTGAATTCGCCCGAGGCGGTGACCTCCCCGGAGACGCTCTTGGCGGTCAGGACGCCGTGGTGGTTGCGGGCAATCACCTCGCCGCTGACGGTGCTGACCGCCAGCTCCCCGGCGGTGCCGTCGGCCAGGACCGAGCCGGAGACCGTGTTCAGCCGGGTGTGGCCGGTAAGGCCGGAGACCATGCCGTCGCCGCTGACCGTGCCGGCCTCCACGTCCACGCCGGCGGGCAACGCGATGCTGATGACCACACTGTTGCTGGAATTGTTGTTGACCGTGCCCATCAGGTTCTTAAACCAGCCCTGCGGGCCGTGCAGCTGGTGCCGCACCTCGAGCCGGCCCTCGGTCAGGCTGACCGCCAGCGGATCGCCGTCGACCTCGGAGACCTCGATCCGGGCCACGGACTCATCGTGCGTGACGATGTCGAAGCGGCCGCGGACAATGCCGAGCTTGAGCGAGCGGACGCCGTCGACGTCGATCGTCTGGGGACCGGTAACGGTCCACGAGTTCTGTTCCATGCTTCCTCCGGATGCGGACGGGTGCGATCAGGCGAGCCTCTTTGCTTGCGATATATCGCGACTATGGAAACACGATATATCGCACCTCAGGAGCGGTCAAGATATATCGCGACAGAAATTCTGCCGCGGGCGGCGGGAGACGGGCGGGCTACTCCGGGGCGTCCATGCCCAGCCACTGGAACCAGCCGCGGTGCAGGACCAGCCAGGCCATCAGACCGTAGCCGGCCTGGCCCGGCGTCCCGCCGTTGGCCGCGAGGTCCTGGCGCCACTGCTCGTGGTTCAGCAGCGGGGAGAAGGTGTCCACGTAGAGGTGCTTGCGGCGGGTGGTGACGTCGGCGAAGGCGGTGTTGAGCTCGCCGAGGCGGCGGTTCTGCGCCGGATCCAGTGTTGGCGGCGGCCCAACGACGAACACCTCGATCTTGTTCTGCGAGGCGGAATCGAGGATGTTGGCGAGGTTGAGCCGGCTACGGGCCGTGGAGAGGCCGAACTCGATGTCGCGGCCGGACAGGCCGATCACGAGGCGGTTCTCGTGCTGCGGACCGAAGCGCCGGCCGGCCTCCTCGAGCCAGCGCTCGGCGAGGCCCTCGGTGCCTTCCTGCGGGCACGGCAGGGAGTAGCTTTCGAGGCTCAGGCCGTCCTGCGGCGTCCGGGCCAGCACCCGCCCCAGCCAGCCGAGGGCCCGGGGGTCGCCCAGGCCGGCCAGCAGCTCATCTCCAACCGCTGCGATCCGCAGCTTCCGATCTTCCACGACTACCTCTTCATTCCCAATACCGGTTCCGGTCCGTGCGCCGGTGGTGCCCGGTGCGCCCGATGGCTGCGTTAAACGAAGCTGCCCGGCCGGAGTCGTGGTGGTCCACTTCCGGCCGGGCAGCCTTGCCCTACTTACGTGAGAAAGCCTGCTTGAGCAGGCTATCCTGCTCGGCTGCGTGGCGCTTCATCGACCCGGCCGCGGTGGAGGCCGAGGCGGGGCGGGAAACGAGACGCACGCGGCGGTCCAGCGCATCGGGCAGGTTCAGGCCGATGAACGGCCACGGTCCCTGGTTGGCAGGTTCGTCCTGCGCCCAGACCACGTCGGCGTTCGGGTACTTGGCCAGCTCGGCGGCAATTTCCTCGGCGGGCAGCGGGTAAAGCTGCTCGACGCGGACGATCGCCGTCGTGGTGTCGCCGGTCTTCTGCCGGGTGGACAGCAGGTCGTAGTACAGCCGGCCGGAGACCAGCAGCACGCGTTCGACGGCGTCGGCCTGCAGCTGCTCGTGCTCGGGGATGACCGGGCGGAACGTGCCGGTAGTGAAGTCCTCCACCGAGGACGCAGCGGCCTTGAGGCGCAGCAGCTGCTTCGGGGTGAAGACGATCAGCGGCTTGCGCGGCCTGCTGTAAGCCTGGCGGCGGAGCAGGTGGAAGTGCGAGGCCGGCGTCGTGGGGTTGGCCACGATCATGTTTTCCTCGGCGCACAGCTGCAGGAAGCGTTCGATGCGTGCGGAGGAGTGGTCCGGGCCCTGGCCTTCGTAGCCGTGCGGCAGCATGAGCACCAGTGAGGAGCGCTGGCCCCACTTCTGCTCGGCCGAGGAGATGAACTCGTCGATGATGGTCTGCGCGCCGTTGACGAAGTCACCGAACTGCGCCTCCCAGAGCACCAGGGCATCCGGGCGCTCCACCGAGTAGCCGTATTCGAAGCCCATGGCCGCGTATTCGGAGAGCAGGGAGTCGTAGATCCACAGCTTGGCCTGGTCCTCGGAGAGGTTGGCCAGCGGCATCCATTCGTCGCCGTTGGCGCGGTCGTGGAACACGGCGTGGCGCTGCACGAAGGTGCCGCGGCGCGAGTCCTGGCCGGCGAGCCGGACCGGGACACCCTCCATGGTGAGCGAGCCGAAGGCGGCGAGTTCGCCGAAGCCCCAGTCGATGCCGCCCTCGCGGGACATCAGCTCACGCTTCTCAAGCAGCTGCTTGAGCTTGGCGTGGACGGTGAAGCCCTCGGGGAACTCGACGTGCGCCTTGCCGATCCGGGCCAGCGTCTCGGCGGAAATCGCGGTGGATTCCGGGGCACTGACACCCGAGTCGGACTGCTGGGCGGAGGGCCGTTCGAGATCGGACACGGCGGCCGAGTCGGCGGTGACGATCGGGATCGGCGAGGTCTGCGCGGCGTGGGTCTCGGCGAAGACGCGCTCGAGGCGTTCCTGGTAGTCGCGGAGCAGCTGCTCGGCTTCTTCCTCGGTGATGTCCCCGCGGCCGATCAGCGACTCGGTGTAGAGCTTGCGGACCGAACGCTTGGCCTCGATCAGGTTGTACATCAGCGGCTGCGTCATCGAGGGGTCGTCGCCCTCGTTGTGGCCGCGGCGGCGGTAGCAGACCATGTCGATGACAACGTCCTTGTGGAAACGCTGGCGGAACTCGTAGGCGAGCTGGCCGATGCGGACCACGGCCTCCGGGTCGTCGCCATTCACGTGGAACACCGGCGCCTGGATCATCTTGGCGACGTCTGTGGAGTAGGTGGAGGAACGCGAAGACGACGGCGCCGTGGTGAAGCCAACCTGGTTGTTGACCACAACGTGGATGGTGCCGCCGGTGCGGTAGCCGCGCAGCTGCGAGAGGTTCAGGGTTTCCGCGACCACGCCCTGGCCAGCGAAGGCCGCGTCGCCGTGGACCATGATCGGAAGCACGGGGAAGGACTCGCCTTGGTCCAGCCGGTCCTGCTTGGCGCGGACGATGCCCTCGAGCACGGAGTCCACGGCCTCGAGGTGCGAGGGGTTGGCGGCGAGGTAGACCTTGGTCTCCTTGCCGTTGTCCGAGGTGAATGTGCCCTCGGTGCCGAGGTGGTACTTCACGTCGCCGGAGCCCTGGACGGAGCGCGGGTCCTGGGTGCCCTCGAATTCGCGGAAGACCTGGGCGTAGGTCTTGCCGGCGATGTTGGTGAGCACGTTCAGCCGGCCGCGGTGGGCCATGCCGATCGCCACTTCGTCGAGTTCGTCGTCGGCAGCGTCGGAGATGATGGCATCCAGCAGCGGAATCAGGGACTCGCCGCCTTCCAGCGAGAAACGCTTCTGGCCGACGAACTTGGTCTGCAGGAACGTCTCGAAGGCCTCGGCGGCGTTGAGCTTGGAAACGATGCGCAGCTGCTCGTCCCGGCTGGGTTTGGAGTACGGGTGCTCGATCTGGTCCTGGAACCACTTGCGTTCGGCAGGGTCCTGGATGTGCATGTACTCGATGCCGGAGGTGCGGCAGTAGGCGTCGCGGAGGACGCCGAGGATATCGCGGAACTTGAGCATCGGCTTGCCGCCGAAGCCGCCGGTGGGCCATTCGCGGTCCAGGTCCCACAGCGTCAGGCCGTAGGTCAGCACGTCCAGGTCCGGGTGCTTGCGCTGGACGTACTCGAGCGGGTCGGTGTCCGCCATGAGGTGGCCGCGGACGCGGTAGGCGTGGATCAGCTGCTGGATCCGGGCGACCTTGTTGATTTCGTCGGCCGGATCCACCTGCAGGTCCGGGCTCCAGCGCACGGGCTCGTACGGGATGCGCAGGGATTCGAAGATCTCGTCGTAGAAGTTCTGCGCACCGAGCAGGAGCTGGTGGACCAGCTTGAGGAACTCGCCGCTGCCGGCACCCTGGATGACGCGGTGGTCATAGGTGGAGGTCAGGGTCAGGACCTTGCTGATCGCGTTGTGCGCGATGATCTTCTCGCTGGCACCCTGGAACTCCGCGGGGTAGTCCAGTGCGCCGACGCCGATGATGGCCGCCTGGCCCTTGGACAGGCGCGGGACGGAGTGCACGGTGCCGATGCCGCCGGGGTTGGTCAGCGAAACTGTGGTGCCCGAGTGGTCATCCGCCGTCAGCTTTCCGGCGCGGGCGCGCTTGATCAGGTCCTCATAGGTGTGCCAGAACTCGGAGAAGTTAAGGGTCTCCGCCTTCTTGATGTTCGGCACCATAAGCAGCCGCGTGCCGTCCGGCTTGGGCATGTCGATGGCGATACCGAAGTTCACGTGCGCCGGCTGGACGGCGACGGGCTTACCGTCCACCTCGTCGTAGTAGACGTTCATGGAGGGGAACTGGGCCAGGGCACGGATGACGGCATAGCCGATCAGGTGCGTGAAGGAGACTTTGCCGCCGCGGGCCCGGGCGAGGTTGGAGTTGATGACCACGCGGTTGTCGATCAGCAGCTTGGCCGGGATCGCCCGCACACTCGTGGCGGTGGGCACCTCGAGGCTGGTGATCATGTTCGTGGCAATGGCCTTGGCCGGACCGCGCAGGACGGAGACGACGTCTTCTTCCGGGGCGGTGGGGGCCTTGACGTTCTTGGGCAGCTGGGCCGGGATGGGCGCGGTGCCGGGTCCGGCGTCCGAGGTCTTCGAGCCGTCGCGGGCAACCGTGGCCGGGGCCTTCTGGGCAGCGGCCGGGGCGGAAGCGGGGGCCGGGGCTGACGGCGCAGAAGCAGCAGGCGCGGCGGGCGTCGGAGCGGCAGCTGCAGGCGCGGCTGCCTTTGCGGCGGCCGGGGCTACCACCGGAAGTTCACGGGTGGACGGGTTCGCGACGGCCGTTGCCGAAGCGCCGTTAGTTGAAGAACCGTCACTGGCATCGAAGGATTCGAAGAGCGGCCACCACTTGGCATCCACCGTGTTCTTGTCCTGCTGGTACCGCTCGTACAGTTCGTCAACGAGCCACTCGTTTCCGCCAAATTCCTCGGGTAGACGGTGGCTTGGCTGCTCTGGCACTTGAAATACGCCTCTTCCATGAGTTTGATTCCCGCTGGTTTCCACGGTGCCGCAGCACGTCAATCGAACCAGTTCTCCGCGTCCAGTGAACCCAGACCCATGCCAGTCTAGTGACGATTCCGGCCAAACCGCCAATAAGGGTGACTCAAATCATCCGGTGGCCGCAACGGCGTCCGGCCGGCCCCGCCGGAGCCGCAGCCGGGCCGCCGCCGGGCTCGCCTAGAATCACAACAGAGAACCCCTTTTCAGCGAGGAGCAAACGTGCGTTTCCTGAGTGAGCCGACCACCGACCTGACCTATTCCGACCTCTTCCTGGTGCCGTCCCGCTCGGACGTGACCTCGCGGCTGGACGTGGACCTGGCGGCGGATGACGGGACCGGCTCCACCATCCCGCTGGTCGTCGCGAACATGACCGCGGTCACCGGCAAACGGATGGCTGAGACCATGGCCCGCCGCGGCGGCCTGGCCGTGCTGCCCCAGGACGTGCCGCTGGACGTGCTCCGCAGCGTGACTGCCTGGGTCAAGGCACGCCACGCCGTGTTCGAGACGCCGGTCAGCCTGCGTGCCTCGAACACCGTCATCGATGCCCTCCACCTGATGGGCAAGCGCCCGCACGGCGCGGTGGTGGTGGTCGACGACGCCGGCGCCGTCGCCGGTGTGGTCCGCGCCGCCGACTTCGAGGGCCAGGACCGCTTCGCGTCGCTCGCCTCCGTGATGCGGCACCAGCCGCTCGTGCTGGATGCCGCGGAGTTCGGCGCCGCCGGCCACGGCGCGGCCGCGGCGGCCCTGCGCCGGGCGTTCGACGCCATGGATGCCGCCGGCACCGACTTCGTTCCGGTGCAGCAGGACGGCGTCCTCGCCGGCGTCCTGACGCGCAAGGGCGCCCTGCGGTCCACCTTGTACCGGCCCTCCCTGGACGACGACGGCGCGCTCAAGGTGGCCGCCGCCGTCGGGATCAACGGCGACGTCGCCGGCCGCGCCGCCGAACTGCTCGCCGCAGGCGTCAACGTGCTGGTGCTGGACACCGCCCACGGCCACCAGCAGAAAATGTTCGATGCCCTGGCCGCCGTCCGGAGCCTGGACCCGGGCGTCCCGGTGGTGGCCGGCAACGTCGTCACCGCCGAGGCCACCCGGGAGCTGATCCAGGCCGGGGCGGACATTGTTAAGGTCGGCGTCGGCCCCGGCGCCATGTGCACCACCCGGATGATGACGGCCGTGGGCCGGCCCCAGTTCTCCGCGGTGCTGGAATGCTCGGCGGCGGCGCGCGCCGCCGGCGGCCGCGTCTGGGCCGACGGCGGGGTCCGGTACCCCCGCGACGTGGCGCTGGCCCTCGCCGCCGGCGCGAGCCAGGTCATGATCGGCTCCTGGTTCGCCGGGACGCACGAGAGCCCGGGGGACCTGCAGCTGGACGCCGGGGGCCGCCAGTACAAGGAGAGCTTCGGGATGGCCTCGGCGCGTGCCGTGCAGAACCGCAACCAGCGCGAGGGGGCCTTTGAAAAGGACCGCAAGGCCCTCTTCGAGGAGGGCATCTCCACCTCCCGGATGTATCTCGACGCTGCCCGCCCGGGCGTGGAGGACCTGCTGGACATGATCACCGCCGGACTGCGCAGCTCCATGAGCTACGCCGGCGCGGCCGACCTGGCCGCGTTCCGGGAGCGCGCCGTGGCCGGTATCCAGTCCGCCGCCGGCTACGAGGAGGGCCGCCCGGTCCCGCAGAGCTGGTGACCCGCAACCTGTAGACTGAAATTCTTATGGACAGTAAATCTAGGTGCCGGCCTGGGGGCTGTCAGCGCGGAACCGAATCCGTTCCCGCCCAGTCCACCCGCAGAGCCGGCAAACCCCGTTCACGCGCCCATCACTCCTCCGCTGCGCGGCAGCGGACTTTATCCGGACCCAGTACCGTCCGGGAAGCAGGGTCGGCTGCGGCTGACCATCCTCCGCCGGGGCGTTTACCCCGGCCCTCCCTCCGGCGCCCCGAAGCGGGCCGCTAAATGGAGTGGTTACTGCTCGGAGCAGGTCTGCTCCTCATCCTCGGCACCGGCTTCTTCGTCGCCGTCGAATTCTCCCTGGTCGCGCTCGACCAGGCCACCGTGCAGCGTGCGGTGGACAACGGCGATGCCGCCGCCGCGCCGCTGCTGAAATGCCTCAAATCCCTCTCCACCCAGCTCTCCAGCTGCCAGCTCGGGATCACCCTGACCACGCTGCTCACCGGTTACGTGATGGAACCGTCAGTGGGGAAGCTGCTCGAAGGCCCGCTGACCGTCCTCGGCCTGCCGGAGGCGGGCGCCACCTCGGTCTCGCTGGTGCTCGCGATGGTGCTGGCCACGCTGCTGTCCATGCTGATCGGCGAACTGGTCCCGAAGAACATGGCCATCGCCCTCTCGTTCCCGGTCGGCAAGGCCCTGGCCCGGCCGCAGCTGGTGTTCACCGCCATCTTCAAGCCCGCCATCGTGGTGCTCAACGGCTTCTCCAACAAGGTCCTGAACGTCTTTGGCCTCGAGGCCAAGGAGGAGATCTCCGGTGCCCGCACCCCGGCCGAGCTTGCCTCGCTGGTGCGCCGCTCGGCGGCGATGGGAACCCTGGATGAACGGACCGCCAACTTCATCTCCCGCACCCTGAAGTTCTC harbors:
- a CDS encoding DUF4097 family beta strand repeat-containing protein, with amino-acid sequence MEQNSWTVTGPQTIDVDGVRSLKLGIVRGRFDIVTHDESVARIEVSEVDGDPLAVSLTEGRLEVRHQLHGPQGWFKNLMGTVNNNSSNSVVISIALPAGVDVEAGTVSGDGMVSGLTGHTRLNTVSGSVLADGTAGELAVSTVSGEVIARNHHGVLTAKSVSGEVTASGEFSNIRANTVSGDLSFDLHGFTQDFGANSVSGDVTIRLPHDVGVDIIAKSASGAVVIDELKYAQPGGSVQTIAGPDAKLMLVRTNSVSGKTSIFHRGPGTDTEAGL
- a CDS encoding GDSL-type esterase/lipase family protein, whose product is MEDRKLRIAAVGDELLAGLGDPRALGWLGRVLARTPQDGLSLESYSLPCPQEGTEGLAERWLEEAGRRFGPQHENRLVIGLSGRDIEFGLSTARSRLNLANILDSASQNKIEVFVVGPPPTLDPAQNRRLGELNTAFADVTTRRKHLYVDTFSPLLNHEQWRQDLAANGGTPGQAGYGLMAWLVLHRGWFQWLGMDAPE
- a CDS encoding GuaB1 family IMP dehydrogenase-related protein; the encoded protein is MRFLSEPTTDLTYSDLFLVPSRSDVTSRLDVDLAADDGTGSTIPLVVANMTAVTGKRMAETMARRGGLAVLPQDVPLDVLRSVTAWVKARHAVFETPVSLRASNTVIDALHLMGKRPHGAVVVVDDAGAVAGVVRAADFEGQDRFASLASVMRHQPLVLDAAEFGAAGHGAAAAALRRAFDAMDAAGTDFVPVQQDGVLAGVLTRKGALRSTLYRPSLDDDGALKVAAAVGINGDVAGRAAELLAAGVNVLVLDTAHGHQQKMFDALAAVRSLDPGVPVVAGNVVTAEATRELIQAGADIVKVGVGPGAMCTTRMMTAVGRPQFSAVLECSAAARAAGGRVWADGGVRYPRDVALALAAGASQVMIGSWFAGTHESPGDLQLDAGGRQYKESFGMASARAVQNRNQREGAFEKDRKALFEEGISTSRMYLDAARPGVEDLLDMITAGLRSSMSYAGAADLAAFRERAVAGIQSAAGYEEGRPVPQSW
- a CDS encoding multifunctional oxoglutarate decarboxylase/oxoglutarate dehydrogenase thiamine pyrophosphate-binding subunit/dihydrolipoyllysine-residue succinyltransferase subunit, encoding MPEQPSHRLPEEFGGNEWLVDELYERYQQDKNTVDAKWWPLFESFDASDGSSTNGASATAVANPSTRELPVVAPAAAKAAAPAAAAPTPAAPAASAPSAPAPASAPAAAQKAPATVARDGSKTSDAGPGTAPIPAQLPKNVKAPTAPEEDVVSVLRGPAKAIATNMITSLEVPTATSVRAIPAKLLIDNRVVINSNLARARGGKVSFTHLIGYAVIRALAQFPSMNVYYDEVDGKPVAVQPAHVNFGIAIDMPKPDGTRLLMVPNIKKAETLNFSEFWHTYEDLIKRARAGKLTADDHSGTTVSLTNPGGIGTVHSVPRLSKGQAAIIGVGALDYPAEFQGASEKIIAHNAISKVLTLTSTYDHRVIQGAGSGEFLKLVHQLLLGAQNFYDEIFESLRIPYEPVRWSPDLQVDPADEINKVARIQQLIHAYRVRGHLMADTDPLEYVQRKHPDLDVLTYGLTLWDLDREWPTGGFGGKPMLKFRDILGVLRDAYCRTSGIEYMHIQDPAERKWFQDQIEHPYSKPSRDEQLRIVSKLNAAEAFETFLQTKFVGQKRFSLEGGESLIPLLDAIISDAADDELDEVAIGMAHRGRLNVLTNIAGKTYAQVFREFEGTQDPRSVQGSGDVKYHLGTEGTFTSDNGKETKVYLAANPSHLEAVDSVLEGIVRAKQDRLDQGESFPVLPIMVHGDAAFAGQGVVAETLNLSQLRGYRTGGTIHVVVNNQVGFTTAPSSSRSSTYSTDVAKMIQAPVFHVNGDDPEAVVRIGQLAYEFRQRFHKDVVIDMVCYRRRGHNEGDDPSMTQPLMYNLIEAKRSVRKLYTESLIGRGDITEEEAEQLLRDYQERLERVFAETHAAQTSPIPIVTADSAAVSDLERPSAQQSDSGVSAPESTAISAETLARIGKAHVEFPEGFTVHAKLKQLLEKRELMSREGGIDWGFGELAAFGSLTMEGVPVRLAGQDSRRGTFVQRHAVFHDRANGDEWMPLANLSEDQAKLWIYDSLLSEYAAMGFEYGYSVERPDALVLWEAQFGDFVNGAQTIIDEFISSAEQKWGQRSSLVLMLPHGYEGQGPDHSSARIERFLQLCAEENMIVANPTTPASHFHLLRRQAYSRPRKPLIVFTPKQLLRLKAAASSVEDFTTGTFRPVIPEHEQLQADAVERVLLVSGRLYYDLLSTRQKTGDTTTAIVRVEQLYPLPAEEIAAELAKYPNADVVWAQDEPANQGPWPFIGLNLPDALDRRVRLVSRPASASTAAGSMKRHAAEQDSLLKQAFSRK
- a CDS encoding PadR family transcriptional regulator is translated as MPPVFAHGALRLYLLALLEPGPKHGYELIKALSERFGGTYSPSAGTIYPRLAKLEEEGLVATHTEGRRTNYSITPAGLVELNRRREELATVENDISASVRRLADQLRQDIRVNMQGLRADLAATAEAARSTARSAASPAGARYSKEGDRRLREAEMLVQSFRDDIRVELRRHAGARPVTPVTLETVKTVLDQARISIRNSLDD